AGTACGTCGGTGGAGCGTcggggggcccacaaggcagggggcgcgccctaggagggtgggcgcgcccccaccctcgtgggcacctcccttctctcctaacgtggggtccaagtccatccgatAGCTTTCCTttcaaaaataacttctctagttgatttcgttccatttcgactccgtttgatattccttttcttcgaaacactgaaataggcaaaaaaacagcaaatctgggctgggcctccggttaataggttagtcccaaaaataatataaaagtggataataaagcccaatattgccgaaaatagtagataacatagcatggagcaatcaaaaattatagatacgttggagacgtatcatccctATTCCTCCATTAGTTCTCGTCCTCTCTAGTTGGGCATGTAGCTTGTACACACTCTTGATGGAATGCACCCCCTTGGGATCATATTGCCTGGCGATGAAGTCTTGCACCCCCTCCCGCAACGGTATCCGGAGGATATGATTGATGTCGTCGGCCCAAAAATTGTCTCTCACTAGCTACTCATCCCAGTTCCCGGTAGTTGGGTCGATAAGGTCACTGACCAGCTCCAACTGACTAGAGCCTCTCGGTGTAATGACGCCCCGTGACCAAGGTCGAGGGATCCAAGGATCAGCCCATATTTTCACTCTTGTACCATCTCCAATCCTCCAAATATATCCTTCCTTGAAGAGTTGTAATCCATGCAGCAAGCTACGCCATGAGTAAGAGATACCATCTCTAGGTTGTACATCCATGATGTGACCAGAAGGGTAATATCTTGCTTTCAACAGCTTTGCACAGAGCGACTCCGGATTCTGGATGAGCCTCCAAATCTTCCTAGACAGCATCGCAACATTAAAACCGTGCATGTCCCGGAAGCCTAAACCTCCCTGGGCCTTTGGCATCGTCAGTTTTTGCCACCCAATCCAATGGGTGGTATGCTCCTTGTCCTGTTGGCTCCACCAGTAGTTCCCGATGAGCGAGCTGAGTTCCTCACAGAAGGAATTTGTAAGGTAGAAGCATGACATCACAAACCTAGGGATAGCTTGAGCAACTATCGTGACGAGGGCTTCTTTTCCCGACTTGGCAATCAACTTTTCCTTCCACCCGTATACTCTTCCTGCCATTGCCCCTTTGACAAAAGCAAAGGCTTTCTTCCTTGATTTCCCCACATGGATTGGCAACTCGAGATATTTCTCGTTCCATGATTCACTATGAATTTGTAGTGCATCCTTGACTGCCACTTTCTCAGCAGCTTTTGTGTTCGGGCTGAACATGATGGCAGACTTCTCAATATTGATGCACTGGCCGGAACAATCCTCGTAAAGGTCAAGAATTTCACGCAGTGTTTGAGCTTCTTCCTGTCGGGCTTTAAGCAGCAACATTGAATCATCCGCGAACAGCAGGTGCGAGACGAGAGGGGCACGCAGACAGATTTTAATGCCGCTGATTCTGCCGGCTGCTTCCGCGTCATGCAGTAGGGCGGACAAACCTTCGACGCAGATGACGAATAAGTACGGCGATGATGGATCCCCCTGTCGTAGCCCACGAGAGGGAGTGAACTGATCGGTAAGCCCCCCATTCAGTTTAATCTGATATCGCACCATGGTGATGCAGTGCATTACCAAATCAATCCATCTGGCACCAAAGCTGAGTTTAATGAGCATGGCTCGCAGGAAATCCCATTCAACTCGATCGTAAGCTTTACTCATGTCCGCCTTCACTGCTGCTACCCCTTCAGCCCCTTTTTTCTTGTTCAGCAAGAAATGAGACATTTCATATGCTATGAGGACGTTGTCCGTGATCAGCCGACCGGGGACGAATGCACTTTGGTTGTCAAATTATGTCCGGGAGGATTAGCTTGAGGCGGTTTGCAATCACCTTTGACACCAGTTTGTATATTACGTTGCACAAGCTGATCGGTCGTAGGTCTTTGATTCTGGTAGGGCTCTTCCCTTTCGGAATTAGGACTAGGACGGTGTCGTTCCACCCTTCAGGCATCGGGCCCCCATTGAGGACAGAAAGCATCTCCTCCACAACCTTATCGCCCATGAAATGCCAATGTTTTTTGTAGACGATCGATGGCATGCCGTCCGGGCCGGGCGCTTTCAAGTCACCGATATGATCAAGGGCCGCCTTCACCTCCTCTTGTGTCACCTCCGCTTCCAAGATGGCCCTCATTGCACTGGTCACACGGGGTTGAACTTTATTGATAAGCTCGGCCATGCGGTTGCATCCAGTGGAGGAGAATAGATCCTGAAAAAAAGAACATACATAATTATTTAGTTCCTCCCCTTCCTTCACCTCCGACCCGTCCTCCTTCCTCAGCATTTTCACCCTGTTCGCCTTTCTTCTCGCCGACGCTATAGCCATGAAATAGCGTGTGCATTTGTTGCCATCCTTGAGCCACGAGACGTGTGATCGCTGCTTTGCCTTGATATTTTTCTTTACCTCCAGCTCCTCAACTACACACCTCCACCTAGCTTCCTCACGTATTTTCTCCTCTGACACCGGAGCACACATACATCCTTCCAGAGCCTTACGGGCCTTCTTTAGTCGTTCCTCTACCTCGCCAGCCACCTCCTTGCTCCACCTCGTCATGCGTCCTGCCACACAGCGTAGGGCAGTAGCCACATCCCCCCTCCCCTCCAAACATCCTTCCTCCCAGCCCCCCTGCACCTCAACGCTGCAACCATCCTCCTGTAGCCACCATGCCTCGAAACGGAAGCCCCGATCACCCCCCTTCATTCTCCTATTTTCTCCTTTCGTGCACACAATCACTGGTCGGTGGTTTGAGTGTCGTGGGGCTCCATTAAGGACAGTAAACTCTGGGAACCATTCACACCATTTGGAATTTGCCGTGGCGCGGTCCAAAATCGTGTATTTCCTTTAGTAAGGGCTGTCAAATACTCTCAAATGAATGGAGGGTGATAATCAAAGGGTTAAGAATGTCCCTCCTAATTATAGCCCACTTCGTGGGTCATGGACTGCTACTTCACGTGGTGTAGTCTGATGAAAGCAATTTGCTACAGTGCTGGATTATCTTTCGAGCAATAAACAAATAAGGAAATGAGGCGACAGCGGTCGGAGCGGGTCCGCTGCACCTGCACGTGCCTGCTGCCGCTACCGCCAAGCGCTTTGTAGAAGACACACCGAAAGCCATCACATGCCGAGCGAATCCATCATTCCCTCGGCCTGTGACTCCATTCAGATCGATCCCAGTCCACAGAGACACCAATGGCGTCCGTGAAGCTCGCCGCCGCGCTCGCTCTTGTCGCCGTGTGCGCCGCGCTCGCGGCGACGCCGGCCACGGCGTACCCGCCGCCCGAGAGCTGCGCGACGCAGGGCAGCTACTTCATCAACTGCCTTCGCCGCGGGTTCGGCGAGAGGTGCTGCGCCATGGTGGAGAACCCCAGGTGCTTCTGCCAGGTGGAGCGGGAGGCCGAGATCCGGTGCGTGCCCGGACGGAGCTGCCCGAGCCGTGGTGGCATTGCCAAGGTCGTCAAGATCGCCGAGATGCACCTCTCCTGCATGAGGAACCTCAAGTGCAAGCGTGCCTAAGTTTCGCTGCTTGCTTCATTTTTGTATGTTTTCTCTGCTTTCTCGCGATGTGCTGGTCGTGTTGACGTGACTATGTGTGGTTTGTTTTGTTTGGGTCGGCGGTAGCTGTGGTACTCTTTGTCTTTGGATgctcttcatccgctccatcttAGGAAAAGGTGGTATGATTGTATCAAGTGTGTTGTTCTAGGCGATGAATCTGTGTTAGATTGTTGTGGGTCAGTTTGTCGTTCGCAGTGTCTTCTTCAAAATATGTCTTTTTTTTGTATGAATTGTGTGCGCGGTTAACTGATCTGTACTATGAGTGTCCGATCTGTGATTTAAATCACGCATGTAACTGATATGTACTATGAGTGTCATTCTGTATGCTTATGAGTATCATTCCATATACTTGTACACTTCTTGCCCCCCTTGGATGAGACAGCAAAAGAGATCTATACTGTGAGCATCATCCTATATACTTACGAGTAGCATTCCATATACTTATACACTTCATGCCCCCCATTAGGAAGAAATCATACCATGAGCATCATTCTATATACTTAGAGCATCTTTAGCAGTCTCCTAAACCATATATTTTCATAAAACATATCCTATATACTTAAAAGAGTCAGCCCCACTAACTTATTTATCTCGACATTCAAGTATGTCACATCTTCATATAATTATGGATGAGATAAGACCCATCTCAACATGCAACATGCAACGGTGCACTGAAAAAGATTCACCACCACATGCAACTGTGCATTGAAAAAGATTCACCACCACGTGCAACTATACATGAGAAAATATTTTTCATTCTATTATTCTACTTATATTCCAACAAATATTTTACAACTATATACATAATCAAATATAATAAGCTTTATGTATTTTTCATTTTGATTCACATGTTATTAATCTAAATATTTACATTCCACACAATAAAATCTTATCGAAATATATTATAAGCGGTTCTCACAGCAATGCGCAGGCTTAGTTTGAGGGATTAAGGACTATTTAGGAGATTATTACTCAAACCGTCTTTCACAAAATTATAAGGAAAACTCGGCTAAGGAAACTCGCCTAAAACGCAGTCGTTCCGCCTACTTTGACTCCAACCACAACAAGTCGTAGCCTCGCCGGAACCGAAATTGGTATCGCTGGGGAAGACGAAATTAGCATCGCTGTGGAAGAGCGCCTACACGTCGTGGACGTCGTCCAGGGTGAGCTCCACCTTGCGGTGCATGGCTTACCGATCTCATGTGTGTGTGGCCATTGACTCGAGGTCCATGACGCCATTGAGGTTGTGGAGGACGGCCCATCGCTCATAGGCTGGCTCGAGGTCGCTTGTACAAACTGAAATTTGGTCGACCGAGGTGTCATATCTTGTGGGCGTGTTGTAACGGTTTTCAGCTGGATTTCTGCAAATTAACAGGGCAACTCTTTTCTACTTTTTTTTAATGAACCGGAGTTTTAAGGGAAACGGTCGGAAGAAAAATTATGCTGCTCTGACTGTTGAGAGGTAAATGTTTCACTGAATTTTGCTGCTACTAGTGAATGTTGTGTTGAATATAACACATTTGCGATTTTCAAACGAGCTTATGTAAAAACACACCCTGCGAACATCTCTAGGCGCTTGGCCTTCCTCACTGGCGCAGCCTGGGTGCTTGATAAATTGAATGAACAAATGTCAATTTTAAGGGATTAAGTTCTACAGGATCTGCTAGATAAGCAAACATCATTTCCCTAAATATTTTTTTAGGGAAATGGGACAGAGATAATATTTTGCACTTTTAGGATATGGGATCTACTACAGATACTCTTATAGTACATTTCAGAGAACGGAAACCAAATCGAGTCCTTGTAGCAAGGATGACAATGGCCACTGAGGACTACATGTGGCGCTTAAGCCTGACGGGAAG
This portion of the Triticum urartu cultivar G1812 unplaced genomic scaffold, Tu2.1 TuUngrouped_contig_5990, whole genome shotgun sequence genome encodes:
- the LOC125529981 gene encoding uncharacterized protein LOC125529981, coding for MASVKLAAALALVAVCAALAATPATAYPPPESCATQGSYFINCLRRGFGERCCAMVENPRCFCQVEREAEIRCVPGRSCPSRGGIAKVVKIAEMHLSCMRNLKCKRA